From a single Piliocolobus tephrosceles isolate RC106 chromosome 21, ASM277652v3, whole genome shotgun sequence genomic region:
- the C5AR1 gene encoding C5a anaphylatoxin chemotactic receptor 1: MDPFSSTTHDYGHYDDKTVLDPRIPVDKTSNTLRVPDILALVVFAVVFLVGVLGNALVVWVTAFEVKRNINAIWFLNLAVADFLSCLALPILFTSIVQHHHWPFGETACRILPSLILLNMYASILLLATISADRFLLVFNPIWCQNFRGAGLAWMACAVAWGLALLLTIPSFLYRVVRQDYFSTKVVCGVDYKDDTRREQAVAIVRLVVGFLWPLLTLTICYTFLLLRTWSRRATRSTKTLKVVVAVVASFFIFWLPYQVTGTMMSFLHQSSPTYMQLKKLDSLSISFAYINCCINPVIYVVAGQGFQGRLRKSLPSLLRNVLTEESVVRESKSFTRSTVDATTEKTQAV; the protein is encoded by the exons ATG GACCCCTTCAGTAGTACCACCCATGATTATGGGCACTACGATGACAAGACTGTCCTGGATCCCCGCATCCCTGTGGATAAAACTTCTAACACGCTGCGTGTTCCAGACATCCTGGCCTTGGTCGTCTTTGCAGTCGTCTTCCTGGTGGGAGTGCTGGGCAATGCCCTGGTGGTCTGGGTGACGGCATTCGAGGTCAAGCGGAACATCAATGCCATCTGGTTCCTCAACTTGGCGGTAGCTGACTTCCTGTCCTGCCTGGCGCTGCCCATCTTGTTCACCTCCATCGTGCAGCATCACCACTGGCCCTTTGGTGAGACCGCCTGCCGCATCCTGCCCTCCCTTATCCTACTCAACATGTACGCCAGCATCCTGCTCCTGGCCACCATCAGTGCCGACCGCTTTCTGCTGGTGTTTAACCCCATCTGGTGCCAGAACTTCCGAGGGGCCGGCTTGGCCTGGATGGCCTGTGCCGTGGCTTGGGGTTTAGCCCTGCTGCTGACCATACCCTCCTTCCTGTACCGCGTGGTCCGGCAGGACTATTTTTCAACAAAGGTGGTGTGTGGCGTGGACTACAAGGACGACACACGGCGGGAGCAAGCTGTGGCCATCGTCCGTCTGGTCGTGGGCTTCCTGTGGCCCCTACTCACGCTCACAATCTGTTACACCTTCCTCCTGCTCCGGACGTGGAGCCGCAGGGCCACGAGGTCCACCAAGACACTCaaggtggtggtggcggtggtggccAGTTTCTTTATCTTCTGGTTGCCCTACCAGGTGACGGGGACAATGATGTCCTTCCTGCACCAGTCATCACCCACCTACATGCAGCTGAAGAAGCTGGACTCCCTGTCTATCTCCTTTGCCTACATCAACTGTTGCATCAACCCCGTCATCTACGTAGTGGCTGGCCAGGGCTTCCAGGGTCGACTGCGGAaatccctccccagcctcctccggAACGTGTTGACTGAAGAGTCCGTGGTCAGGGAGAGCAAATCATTCACGCGCTCCACAGTGGACGCTACGACCGAGAAGACCCAGGCGGTGTAA